A window of the Desulfobulbaceae bacterium genome harbors these coding sequences:
- a CDS encoding poly(A) polymerase, producing MPLNSSIDSAELVRKPLIIPRSEHTISRKQIDREALKVLYRLRDEGYIAYLVGGGVRDILLGKVPKDFDISTNAKPAQIRKIFRNSRIIGRRFQLVQVFFGGGKIVEVSTFRCQSEFEVDGEDAVLPSNNIFGDSAEDAFRRDLTINALFYEIETFTVIDHVGGVKDLNDKIVRLIGDPQRRIIRDPVRMMRVIRHAARASFEIDPETFVAICQHRDKLLLCPVSRIRDELFKDLSGGACRRWAELAIASGLFFVIFPFCKKVMADGPDAQKHCKFLYDMLDVVNRLVVEGRVVPEDLILSALFLPWALSEPDLMAVKTQKDSYLLSRRLRDSFAEALSYLNVKRSLLDSVSRGIATLPLIVNLKDGKVWPKWLKKKSYFEDGLLLYQMYNEAIGAKTLPSSELKLKADEDRSEPTFIKKSFARSGGPRGVAFAPSTVGGVFGFRKK from the coding sequence ATGCCACTCAACTCATCCATAGATAGCGCGGAACTAGTACGGAAACCGCTTATTATACCTCGCAGTGAGCATACGATTTCCCGAAAACAGATAGACCGAGAAGCGTTGAAGGTTCTCTATCGTTTGCGTGATGAGGGCTATATAGCCTATCTGGTGGGTGGTGGTGTGCGTGATATTCTGCTTGGCAAAGTACCAAAAGATTTTGACATAAGTACAAACGCCAAGCCTGCCCAGATCCGCAAGATATTTCGAAACAGCCGGATCATCGGGCGACGCTTTCAGCTTGTACAGGTTTTTTTTGGGGGTGGAAAAATTGTCGAAGTGTCGACCTTTCGCTGTCAAAGTGAGTTTGAAGTGGATGGCGAGGATGCTGTGCTTCCGTCCAATAATATCTTTGGTGATTCTGCAGAAGATGCATTTCGACGCGATTTAACCATAAATGCCCTGTTCTATGAGATTGAGACATTTACGGTTATCGACCATGTCGGTGGCGTCAAAGATCTCAACGATAAAATCGTGCGTCTTATTGGTGATCCGCAGCGCAGGATAATTCGAGATCCGGTACGGATGATGCGGGTTATTCGACATGCTGCTCGGGCCTCTTTTGAAATTGACCCTGAAACCTTTGTGGCTATCTGTCAGCATCGCGACAAACTGCTTTTATGTCCTGTCTCCAGGATACGCGACGAGCTGTTTAAAGATCTGAGTGGAGGGGCTTGTCGACGTTGGGCTGAACTGGCAATTGCCAGCGGCTTGTTTTTTGTGATTTTTCCTTTTTGCAAGAAAGTGATGGCGGATGGCCCTGATGCTCAGAAGCATTGCAAGTTTCTGTATGATATGCTCGATGTGGTAAACAGGTTAGTTGTTGAGGGGCGGGTGGTGCCGGAGGATCTGATTTTATCAGCACTTTTCTTGCCGTGGGCCTTGAGTGAACCCGATCTTATGGCTGTGAAAACGCAAAAGGATTCATATCTTTTATCACGCAGGTTGCGCGATAGTTTCGCAGAGGCACTTTCGTATCTTAACGTTAAACGAAGCCTGCTGGACTCCGTTTCTCGAGGCATTGCAACCTTGCCGCTTATTGTGAACCTCAAAGATGGCAAGGTCTGGCCGAAGTGGCTGAAAAAGAAGAGCTATTTTGAAGACGGACTGTTGCTGTATCAGATGTATAACGAGGCTATTGGTGCAAAAACGCTCCCATCTTCCGAGCTCAAACTTAAAGCCGATGAAGATCGGAGCGAGCCAACTTTTATCAAGAAGAGTTTTGCGCGTAGTGGTGGCCCCCGTGGTGTTGCTTTTGCTCCGTCTACTGTCGGTGGTGTTTTTGGATTTCGGAAAAAATAA